A window from bacterium encodes these proteins:
- the nuoH gene encoding NADH-quinone oxidoreductase subunit NuoH: protein MPLLILIVKSLIIFTFVLMFCVAYIIWVERKVLGHMQGRLGPMHTGFHGLLQPIADILKCVIKEDIIPAAADKIVFIMAPVMSVLPAVMCLAAIPFSKNIYASNLNIGLLYLLALGSLGVYGIATCGWGGNSKYGFLGSLRSTAQLISYEVPMGLAVLGPVMMARSLNLIDIVEAQKSAWYILFQPVGFFIFIVCAAAETNRVPFDLPEAETELVAGFHVEYSGFKFVAFFLAEYMNMFTTSTLAAILFFGGWYGPFFSGPVWFMIKVYAFLILYIWVRGTFPRYRYDQLMELGWKFLLPLALANLGLTSIGIVIFG, encoded by the coding sequence GTGCCTCTTTTGATTTTAATAGTAAAGTCTTTAATAATTTTTACTTTCGTTTTGATGTTTTGCGTTGCTTACATTATCTGGGTGGAACGAAAGGTATTAGGCCATATGCAGGGGCGTTTAGGTCCAATGCATACCGGTTTTCACGGGTTGTTACAGCCGATCGCTGATATCCTTAAATGTGTTATCAAGGAAGATATTATACCCGCGGCGGCTGACAAGATTGTTTTTATTATGGCCCCCGTTATGTCGGTCCTGCCCGCGGTAATGTGCCTTGCCGCCATTCCTTTCAGCAAAAACATATACGCGTCTAATTTAAATATCGGATTGCTTTATCTGCTTGCGCTGGGTTCGCTGGGAGTGTATGGGATAGCCACGTGCGGGTGGGGCGGGAACAGTAAATATGGTTTTTTAGGCAGCCTGCGGTCAACAGCTCAATTGATAAGTTATGAGGTGCCGATGGGATTAGCGGTTCTTGGCCCGGTGATGATGGCAAGGTCGTTAAATTTGATAGATATAGTTGAAGCCCAGAAATCCGCATGGTATATACTTTTCCAACCCGTAGGATTTTTTATTTTTATAGTCTGCGCGGCGGCAGAAACCAACCGTGTCCCTTTTGATTTGCCTGAAGCGGAAACAGAATTAGTGGCCGGTTTTCATGTTGAATACAGCGGGTTTAAATTTGTCGCGTTTTTCCTGGCGGAATATATGAATATGTTTACGACCTCCACCCTGGCCGCCATTCTATTTTTTGGAGGATGGTATGGGCCGTTTTTCTCAGGGCCTGTATGGTTTATGATAAAAGTTTATGCTTTCCTGATACTTTATATATGGGTAAGAGGGACATTCCCCAGGTACCGTTATGATCAGCTAATGGAGCTTGGATGGAAATTCCTCCTCCCCCTTGCTTTGGCTAATTTGGGGTTAACAAGTATCGGGATAGTTATTTTTGGATAA